A genomic segment from Chanos chanos chromosome 2, fChaCha1.1, whole genome shotgun sequence encodes:
- the dpep1 gene encoding dipeptidase 1, translated as MKWIGSLCFVTWALTITLAADTFKERALQLMSVTPLIDGHNDLPWQMRKQFNNRLNSVNLHTLNSTHTNIPKIKEGRLAAQFWAAYVPCDTQYKDAVRQTLEQIDIVHRMCKKYPDDFMFAVSSKDIEDAFAQKKTASLIGVEGGHSIDSSMGTLRTMYQLGTRYLTLTHSCNTPWADNWLVDTDAETPEHNGLSDFGKKLIWEMNRLGMLIDLAHVSENVMRQVLDHSKAPVIFSHSSAYTVCNHKRNVPDDVLKIVQEKKGIVMVNFYNDYVTCSQTARLSDVADHFDHIKKVAGSSIIGFGGDYDGVARVPEGLEDVSKYPDLVAELLRRNWSDVEIKQALGENLLRVFKEVEKVRDGLANEAPNDEPIPLEQVENPCRTNYGYPDSENSGGILSYSSMVLAFTLILASFLS; from the exons GATACATTCAAGGAGCGAGCATTGCAACTAATGTCTGTGACTCCACTAATAGATGG ACACAATGACCTGCCCTGGCAGATGAGGAAACAATTCAACAATCGGCTTAATTCGGTGAACCTGCACACACtcaactccacacacaccaacatcccTAAAATCAAGGAGGGACGCCTGGcagcacag TTCTGGGCTGCCTATGTTCCATGTGATACACAGTATAAAGATGCAGTTAGACAAACTCTGGAGCAGATAGATATTGTCCACAGAATGTGCAAGAAATACCCAGATGACTTCATGTTTGCTGTTAGCAGTAAAG ATATTGAGGATGCTTTTGCCCAGAAGAAGACGGCCAGTCTGATTGGGGTGGAAGGTGGACATTCCATAGATAGCAGTATGGGTACTCTGCGTACCATGTACCAACTTGGCACCCGCTATCTCACCCTCACTCACAGCTGCAACACACCTTG GGCTGACAACTGGCTCGTGGACACAGATGCTGAAACACCAGAGCACAATGGCCTATCTGATTTTGGCAAG AAATTGATCTGGGAGATGAACCGCCTGGGCATGCTGATAGACCTGGCACATGTGTCTGAAAACGTGATGCGTCAGGTCCTGGATCATTCCAAAGCCCCTGTCATCTTCAGTCATTCCTCCGCTTATACTGTGTGCAATCATAAAAGGAATGTCCCTGATGATGTGCTCAAGATTGTG caagagaaaaaaggaattGTCATGGTGAACTTCTATAATGATTATGTTACCTGCAGTCAGACAGCTAGACTCAGTGATGTGGCAG ATCACTTCGACCATATCAAGAAAGTAGCTGGCTCCAGTATCATTGGTTTCGGGGGAGATTACGATGGTGTGGCTAG AGTGCCAGAGGGTCTTGAGGACGTGTCCAAGTATCCTGATTTGGTGGCAGAGCTTCTGAGACGAAACTGGTCAGATGTGGAGATCAAACAGGCATTGGGGGAGAACCTTTTGAGGGTGTTCAAAGAAGTGGAGAAG GTACGTGATGGATTAGCCAATGAAGCACCAAATGATGAACCAATTCCTCTGGAGCAAGTAGAAAACCCATGTAGAACCAATTATGGCTACCCAGACTCAGAGAACTCTGGAGGCATTTTGTCTTACAGCTCGATGGTTCTAGCTTTTACTTTGATCTTGGCTTCATTTCTCAGTTAG